Proteins encoded in a region of the Campylobacter geochelonis genome:
- the guaB gene encoding IMP dehydrogenase, whose translation MKIVKRALTFEDVLLVPQYSEILPKDVDLRTKFSRNIDLNIPLVSAAMDTVTEYRTAIMMARLGGIGVIHKNMDVQTQARMVKRVKKSESGVIIDPIFIKAGATIKDALDIMSEYRISGVPVVDDNGILIGILTNRDLRFETEFNALVGDKMTKAPLITAPKGCTLDDAEKIFRSNKVEKLPIVDEHGKLDGLITIKDLKKRVEYPNSNKDQYGRLRVAAAISVGHLDRAKALVEAGVDVLVMDSAHGHSKGIIDTLKELKRNFDVDVVVGNVANPASVKDLAQAGADAIKVGIGPGSICTTRIVAGVGVPQITAISDCADEAKKYGIPVIADGGIKYSGDVAKALAVGASSVMIGSLLAGCDESPGDLITFQGRQYKSYRGMGSLGAMTKGSADRYFQEGTASEKLVPEGIEGRVPYAGLLKEVIYQLVGGLRSSMGYCGSIDIPTYQEKAEFVEITSAGLKESHVHDVIITKEAPNYRVD comes from the coding sequence ATGAAGATAGTAAAAAGAGCTTTAACATTTGAAGATGTGCTTTTAGTGCCTCAGTATTCTGAAATTTTACCAAAAGATGTGGATTTAAGGACTAAATTTAGTAGAAATATCGATTTAAATATCCCTTTAGTAAGTGCTGCTATGGACACTGTTACTGAGTATAGAACGGCGATTATGATGGCTAGACTTGGTGGAATTGGCGTGATTCATAAAAATATGGATGTTCAAACTCAAGCTAGAATGGTAAAAAGAGTCAAAAAAAGCGAGAGTGGCGTTATAATCGATCCGATTTTCATAAAAGCTGGCGCTACTATAAAAGATGCGCTTGATATCATGAGTGAGTATAGAATTTCAGGAGTTCCAGTAGTTGATGATAATGGAATTTTAATCGGCATTTTGACAAACAGAGATTTGCGATTTGAGACTGAATTTAACGCTCTTGTTGGCGATAAGATGACAAAAGCACCACTAATCACAGCTCCAAAAGGTTGCACGCTTGATGATGCTGAGAAAATTTTTAGAAGCAACAAAGTAGAAAAACTCCCGATTGTCGATGAGCATGGCAAACTTGATGGACTAATTACAATCAAAGATCTTAAAAAAAGAGTTGAGTATCCAAATTCAAACAAAGATCAATATGGTCGCTTAAGAGTAGCGGCTGCTATAAGTGTTGGACATCTTGATAGGGCAAAAGCTTTGGTTGAAGCTGGTGTTGATGTGCTTGTTATGGACTCAGCGCACGGACATTCAAAAGGCATAATCGATACTTTAAAAGAGTTAAAGAGAAATTTTGATGTTGATGTTGTAGTAGGAAATGTCGCAAATCCGGCAAGCGTTAAAGACTTAGCACAAGCTGGAGCAGACGCTATAAAAGTAGGAATCGGACCAGGAAGCATATGCACGACTAGAATAGTAGCTGGAGTTGGAGTTCCGCAAATTACAGCGATTAGCGATTGCGCTGATGAAGCCAAGAAATACGGCATTCCAGTCATCGCAGATGGTGGTATAAAATACTCTGGTGATGTAGCAAAAGCTCTTGCTGTTGGTGCAAGTTCAGTTATGATAGGAAGCTTGCTTGCAGGTTGCGATGAAAGCCCAGGGGATTTGATAACTTTCCAAGGAAGACAGTATAAAAGCTACCGTGGTATGGGCTCGCTAGGCGCTATGACAAAAGGAAGCGCTGATAGATACTTCCAAGAAGGAACTGCATCTGAAAAGCTAGTCCCAGAAGGCATTGAAGGGCGTGTTCCATATGCTGGACTTTTAAAAGAGGTGATTTATCAGCTAGTTGGTGGACTTAGAAGCTCGATGGGGTATTGTGGAAGCATAGACATACCAACTTATCAAGAAAAAGCAGAATTTGTTGAGATAACAAGTGCGGGTCTAAAAGAGAGCCACGTTCATGATGTTATCATCACAAAAGAGGCGCCAAACTATAGAGTTGATTAG
- the metX gene encoding homoserine O-acetyltransferase MetX — translation MKIETKIEHFNEPLYLESGRIFSSFKLAYETYGELNADKSNAVVVCHALTGSHHAAGRYDGDTKAGWWDSLIGDGKAVDTTKYFVICVNIISSPFGSTCPLDIDESRGKEYRMRFPVVVISDVVNAQRRLFERLGIKKAHAIIGGSLGGMQALCFAIEHSDFCDRVIALATTYATQAWAIAFNKIAIEGILNDPNFDNGNYDKEAIKENGLTGMAIGRMAGHISFLSPHSTKSKFDRKYVDTDGLYELKGRFEVDRYMEYNGYNFSKRFDPLCYLYIAKMMNVFDCTRHYDSLKDALAPIKAKLTLISFSGDMLFMPREMREIYDSLVDMGRKNMVEYIDISSDYGHDAFLVEVEKFDFYIKRALEWKK, via the coding sequence GTGAAGATAGAGACTAAAATAGAGCATTTTAACGAGCCGCTTTACTTAGAGAGCGGCCGGATTTTCTCCTCTTTTAAACTCGCTTATGAAACTTATGGCGAGTTAAATGCCGATAAATCAAACGCAGTTGTAGTTTGTCATGCACTAACTGGAAGCCATCACGCAGCAGGGCGTTATGATGGAGATACAAAAGCTGGTTGGTGGGATAGCTTAATAGGCGATGGTAAGGCGGTTGATACAACAAAATATTTTGTTATTTGTGTAAATATCATCTCAAGCCCATTTGGTTCAACTTGCCCACTAGATATAGATGAAAGTAGAGGCAAAGAGTATAGGATGCGCTTTCCTGTAGTCGTGATAAGCGATGTGGTAAATGCGCAAAGAAGGCTTTTTGAGCGTCTTGGGATAAAAAAGGCTCACGCGATAATAGGTGGAAGTTTAGGTGGAATGCAAGCGCTTTGTTTTGCGATTGAGCATAGTGACTTTTGCGACCGAGTTATCGCACTAGCTACGACTTATGCTACTCAAGCATGGGCGATAGCGTTTAACAAAATCGCCATTGAGGGCATTTTAAATGATCCAAATTTTGATAATGGAAATTATGATAAAGAAGCGATTAAAGAAAATGGCTTAACTGGCATGGCGATTGGTAGGATGGCAGGACATATCAGCTTTTTAAGTCCACACTCAACTAAGAGTAAATTTGATAGGAAGTATGTCGATACAGATGGACTTTACGAGCTAAAGGGGCGATTTGAGGTTGATAGATATATGGAGTATAATGGCTATAACTTCTCAAAGCGTTTTGATCCATTATGCTATCTTTATATCGCAAAGATGATGAATGTCTTTGACTGCACTCGCCATTATGATAGTTTAAAAGACGCGCTTGCTCCAATTAAAGCAAAGCTAACTTTGATATCTTTTAGCGGCGATATGCTTTTTATGCCTCGCGAGATGAGAGAAATTTATGATAGTTTGGTTGATATGGGGCGTAAAAATATGGTCGAATATATCGATATAAGTAGCGATTATGGGCATGATGCGTTTTTGGTTGAAGTTGAAAAATTTGATTTTTATATAAAAAGGGCGTTAGAATGGAAAAAGTAG
- the xseB gene encoding exodeoxyribonuclease VII small subunit, whose translation MEKVENKESFEAKLEKINLVLEELKKEDLNLNDSVKLYKDGVKLLKEAKEILNDAKLEVYEVESDDE comes from the coding sequence ATGGAAAAAGTAGAAAACAAAGAGAGCTTTGAAGCAAAGCTAGAAAAGATAAATTTAGTTTTAGAAGAGCTAAAAAAAGAAGATTTAAATTTAAACGATAGCGTTAAGTTATACAAAGATGGCGTTAAACTTTTAAAAGAGGCAAAAGAGATTTTAAACGATGCGAAGCTTGAAGTTTATGAAGTAGAAAGCGATGATGAGTAA
- a CDS encoding carbon-nitrogen hydrolase family protein — MSKICLIQLPTLSMSEARIDYYIRIVKENGANLAVLGEYVLNSFFTELLKMPKTLIKEQISHKKELMSELAKKYDITIIAPFILPKGKGFIKGVAKFMPNSTRFWEQSFLINYMHWDEKSFFLNQDEKLNLPIFTHEKFKFGVLSGFEAHFDVCWQELMKAGVDVVLVPTASTFESNLRWQEMLKTRAFTNLVYVLRVNRVGKAKFGDEVCEFYGDSFAISPNGEISSSLKNEEGILLFELCKKELKDERKLWKFREILSQKGFI, encoded by the coding sequence ATGAGTAAAATTTGCTTAATCCAGCTTCCAACTTTATCGATGAGTGAGGCTAGGATTGATTATTATATACGCATAGTAAAGGAAAATGGCGCGAATTTAGCTGTTCTTGGCGAATACGTGCTAAATAGCTTTTTTACCGAACTTTTAAAAATGCCAAAAACTTTGATAAAAGAGCAAATTTCACACAAAAAAGAGCTTATGAGTGAGCTTGCAAAAAAGTATGATATAACTATAATTGCACCTTTTATCCTGCCAAAAGGCAAAGGTTTTATAAAAGGCGTGGCTAAATTTATGCCAAACAGCACTCGCTTTTGGGAGCAGAGTTTTTTGATAAACTATATGCATTGGGATGAAAAAAGCTTTTTTCTAAATCAAGATGAGAAGCTAAATTTGCCTATTTTTACGCATGAAAAGTTTAAATTTGGAGTTTTGTCTGGCTTTGAAGCGCACTTTGATGTGTGTTGGCAAGAGTTAATGAAAGCCGGAGTGGACGTGGTTTTAGTACCAACTGCTTCGACATTTGAGTCAAATTTGCGTTGGCAAGAGATGCTTAAAACAAGAGCTTTTACAAATTTAGTCTATGTTTTAAGAGTAAACCGCGTGGGCAAGGCAAAATTTGGCGATGAGGTTTGTGAGTTTTATGGAGATAGTTTTGCGATATCGCCAAATGGAGAAATCAGCAGTAGTTTAAAAAACGAAGAGGGAATTTTGCTTTTCGAGCTTTGTAAAAAAGAGCTAAAAGATGAGCGAAAGTTATGGAAATTTAGAGAAATTTTAAGTCAAAAAGGATTTATATGA
- a CDS encoding HesA/MoeB/ThiF family protein: MSGYFTRQIQLWGEETQNSLSNKKVLIIGSGGLGSTLAYALGASGVGEIHVIDFDKVSLHNIHRQILFSLNDGDKFKAQIFKEKVEARYDGVKVVPYLVKFDEFVKTNTIKFDLILDATDNLETRASINKFAKATKTPWIYASVEAWHGQVCFMDKADFKPFEKTGLKPAGLTAPIVMFVSSFEANLALRYLAGLEVKKDTLHYLDISSGELKVSKFKMN; encoded by the coding sequence ATGAGTGGTTATTTTACTCGCCAAATTCAGCTTTGGGGCGAGGAAACACAAAATTCGTTATCAAACAAAAAAGTTTTAATCATAGGAAGTGGCGGGCTTGGAAGTACTTTAGCTTACGCGCTTGGTGCAAGTGGAGTTGGAGAGATTCATGTTATTGACTTTGATAAAGTATCGCTTCATAATATTCATCGACAAATTCTTTTTAGTTTAAACGATGGGGATAAATTCAAAGCCCAAATTTTTAAAGAAAAGGTTGAAGCTCGCTATGATGGTGTTAAAGTTGTGCCGTATTTAGTTAAATTTGATGAGTTTGTTAAGACTAACACAATTAAATTTGACCTTATCTTAGATGCGACAGATAACCTTGAAACAAGAGCTTCGATAAATAAATTTGCTAAAGCAACAAAAACGCCTTGGATATACGCTTCAGTTGAAGCATGGCATGGACAAGTTTGCTTTATGGATAAGGCAGATTTTAAGCCATTTGAAAAAACAGGGCTAAAACCAGCTGGTTTAACAGCTCCTATCGTTATGTTTGTATCAAGTTTTGAAGCGAATTTAGCTCTTCGTTATCTAGCAGGTTTGGAAGTGAAAAAAGATACTCTCCACTACCTTGATATAAGTAGCGGAGAGCTTAAAGTTAGTAAATTTAAGATGAACTAG
- a CDS encoding multiheme c-type cytochrome has protein sequence MKYFLILLLAVTLSNAKIIQRFVAPTNCSACHQEQVKDWMTSLHAKSHTDKNELYHEAVKIVARDLRQPYENVLVKCGDCHNPRLEVAESELDENYMLAKAFVLETTQSEHIDKALTAKHIQNGISCYVCHNVNSIKEKHNDQDVGFNVLEWIPNDTIVGPFTDPNNRAGFHKSEIRDYFVTGNDLCLACHQGQATENKLSVYDTGKELESTNDTRRCVDCHMGSLKQEIIAPNMKPNLAQKRTIRSHLFAGIRNDSKELKEYVNLGIKVIGSTKANIEIENLATHNLPSGFSGRSVVLNLKFLKGTTELSSNKIGFEKVYRNKIGSRTLSYAADRLVSDSTLKPLEKREISIDIPAGTTSIKADLLYYVLAPEVKGSMQIKNDAFTKPYTMKSMTFNLN, from the coding sequence ATGAAATATTTTTTAATCTTACTCTTAGCAGTTACGCTTTCAAATGCAAAAATCATTCAAAGATTTGTAGCGCCTACAAACTGTAGCGCCTGTCACCAAGAACAAGTTAAAGACTGGATGACGTCCCTGCACGCAAAGTCGCATACAGATAAAAACGAGCTGTATCATGAGGCAGTAAAAATAGTCGCAAGAGATCTTAGACAACCGTATGAGAATGTTTTAGTTAAGTGTGGGGATTGTCATAACCCAAGACTAGAAGTAGCTGAAAGCGAACTTGATGAAAACTATATGCTAGCTAAAGCTTTTGTGCTAGAAACCACGCAAAGCGAACATATAGATAAAGCACTAACTGCTAAACATATACAAAATGGTATAAGTTGCTATGTATGTCACAACGTAAATAGCATAAAAGAAAAACACAACGATCAAGATGTCGGATTTAACGTGCTTGAGTGGATACCAAATGATACAATCGTAGGACCATTTACAGATCCAAACAACAGAGCCGGTTTTCATAAAAGTGAGATTAGGGATTACTTTGTTACTGGAAATGACTTGTGCCTTGCTTGCCACCAAGGACAAGCTACTGAGAACAAACTCTCAGTTTATGATACTGGAAAAGAGCTAGAATCGACAAATGATACAAGACGATGCGTTGATTGTCATATGGGTTCTTTAAAACAAGAGATTATAGCTCCAAATATGAAGCCAAATTTAGCCCAAAAAAGAACGATAAGATCTCACCTTTTTGCTGGTATTAGAAATGATTCTAAAGAGTTAAAAGAGTATGTAAATCTAGGCATTAAGGTCATAGGTAGCACTAAAGCAAACATAGAGATAGAAAACCTTGCAACACACAACTTGCCAAGCGGATTTAGTGGTAGAAGCGTAGTGCTAAATCTAAAATTTTTAAAAGGAACAACAGAGTTATCTAGCAATAAAATAGGCTTTGAAAAAGTTTATAGAAATAAAATAGGAAGCAGAACTCTATCATACGCAGCTGATAGACTAGTATCAGATAGCACTTTAAAACCTCTTGAAAAAAGAGAGATTTCTATAGATATACCAGCAGGAACAACAAGTATAAAAGCTGATCTTTTATACTATGTGTTAGCTCCTGAAGTAAAAGGCTCAATGCAGATAAAAAATGATGCATTCACCAAGCCTTATACTATGAAGTCGATGACTTTTAACTTAAACTAG
- the murC gene encoding UDP-N-acetylmuramate--L-alanine ligase has protein sequence MKKVHFIGIGGIGISAIARFLKERDYIITGSDIKESNTIKKLRNEGVEVVTPHCKDIIKDQDFVVYSAAIKENNVEIAEAKKKGIKCFSRKEILPLVLKDKKVFSVAGAHGKSTTSSMLASILDGSVIIGAISKQFGSNMKYFESENIIFEADESDSSFLNSNPYLAVVTNAEPEHMEHYDFDIEKFHAAYRGFLERAKICVINAEDEFLSTIKKDCIKLYPSRDIESVKLVLREYQPYISFNLKGLGRFEVFGIGEHIAIDASLAILAANCEVGLESIRKSLLEYRGIKKRFDILVANKDFVLIDDYGHHPTEIKATLKSVKEYANLLGISKITAIFQPHRYTRLKANLEGFKECFKEADDLVILPVYSAGESDNGIDLRAEFKELKPLFTDRVKRDNQSIEFYDNFGVKHLLDDGIVIGFGAGDITYQLRGDL, from the coding sequence TTGAAAAAAGTTCATTTTATAGGCATAGGCGGGATTGGAATTTCTGCTATTGCGAGGTTTTTAAAAGAGAGAGATTATATCATCACAGGTTCTGATATAAAAGAAAGTAACACTATAAAAAAGCTTAGAAACGAAGGAGTTGAGGTCGTTACTCCACACTGTAAAGATATCATAAAAGATCAAGATTTTGTCGTTTACTCAGCTGCTATTAAAGAAAATAATGTCGAAATAGCAGAAGCGAAGAAAAAGGGGATAAAATGCTTTTCAAGAAAAGAAATTTTACCTTTAGTGTTAAAAGACAAAAAGGTCTTTTCAGTAGCCGGAGCGCATGGTAAAAGCACCACTTCATCGATGCTTGCAAGCATTTTAGATGGTTCAGTTATAATAGGAGCTATTTCAAAACAGTTTGGCTCAAATATGAAGTATTTTGAGAGCGAAAATATCATCTTTGAAGCTGATGAGAGTGATAGTAGTTTTTTAAACTCAAACCCATATTTAGCCGTTGTAACAAACGCAGAACCAGAACATATGGAGCATTATGACTTTGATATTGAGAAATTTCACGCTGCTTATCGTGGCTTTTTAGAAAGGGCAAAAATTTGCGTTATAAATGCTGAAGATGAGTTTTTATCTACGATTAAAAAAGATTGTATTAAACTCTATCCAAGCCGCGATATAGAAAGCGTTAAGCTGGTTTTAAGAGAGTATCAGCCATATATAAGTTTTAACTTAAAAGGCTTAGGCAGGTTTGAGGTTTTTGGTATCGGCGAACATATCGCAATCGATGCAAGTCTTGCCATATTAGCGGCAAACTGCGAGGTTGGGCTAGAGAGCATTAGAAAAAGCTTGCTTGAGTATCGTGGGATTAAAAAAAGATTTGATATATTAGTGGCTAATAAAGACTTTGTTTTAATCGATGATTATGGACATCATCCAACCGAGATAAAAGCGACTTTAAAAAGCGTTAAAGAGTATGCGAATTTGCTTGGTATTAGTAAAATCACAGCTATTTTTCAACCACACCGCTACACAAGGTTAAAAGCAAATTTAGAAGGCTTTAAAGAGTGTTTTAAAGAGGCTGATGATTTAGTTATTTTACCAGTTTATTCGGCTGGAGAAAGTGATAATGGGATTGATTTAAGAGCCGAGTTTAAAGAGCTTAAACCGCTTTTTACAGACAGGGTAAAAAGAGATAATCAAAGCATTGAGTTTTATGACAACTTTGGCGTAAAACACCTGCTTGATGATGGCATAGTTATCGGATTTGGTGCTGGAGATATCACTTATCAGTTAAGAGGAGATTTATGA
- a CDS encoding endonuclease MutS2 produces the protein MKSSIFTKLDLDEYLNNFNLYLARQKPLFVEGDSKINYEKILELAKFDFKPCQSVANLDDSLMRVSKQGVLHISEIYEFSKIFNYFNYIKKIKFQGRLLEWLTKIVIPQNVGEVALYFDEKGEFKDSIDERFYALKEAYKIKKDEINSELKRLIYSKSITPYLVDTQIHYINDSEALLVRGGFNHVLKGTVVARSSGGYFYVMPANISRLKSEQASIMDKKEEIVHEHCKKISQIFSKNLLFLKFINQAFDQLDALCARAFLARAKDYEFVLADSSRDIIIKDFAHPALKNPKRVSIDFSKKVLLITGVNAGGKSMLLKSILTASLLSKYLLPMPIRANESKIGTFKEFELIMEDPQSVKNDISTFAGRMLSFSKLFGRKNLIIGVDEIELGTDFEEAASLYSVLIKRLAQNDVKIIITTHHKRLAMLLAKDSEVELVAALYDENLGVPKFEFLKGTIGKSYAFETALRYGISPTFVSEAKKAYGEDKENLNEAISKAINLELKLREKLDETNKKEQKLDSLLEGFKNQKEKFEDEQKAVISRLETQYYHAISEAKRSVNLQDTKDKQRSINKANELIKAVIKPEIISKDENYKIGDRVKYEKIKGEIISLSKTDATILSDGIKLRVPIKLLKRSGNQPVIKTSSVSIKVAKPQSASVVLDLHGLRAEEAIEKLDKFISDSLVMGFDEVIVKHGMGTGKLAFAVKEFLKTHPSVVSFRDGTPNEGGFGSKIIKF, from the coding sequence ATGAAAAGTAGTATTTTTACTAAGCTTGATTTAGATGAGTATTTAAATAACTTTAACTTATATCTTGCAAGACAAAAGCCCCTTTTTGTAGAAGGCGATAGCAAGATAAATTATGAAAAAATTTTAGAACTTGCTAAATTTGACTTTAAACCTTGCCAAAGCGTGGCGAATTTAGATGATTCGTTGATGAGAGTCTCAAAACAAGGCGTTTTGCATATCAGTGAGATTTATGAATTCAGTAAAATTTTTAACTATTTTAACTATATAAAAAAGATTAAATTTCAAGGCAGGCTTCTTGAGTGGCTTACAAAGATAGTAATCCCGCAAAATGTTGGCGAAGTGGCGTTGTATTTTGATGAAAAAGGCGAGTTTAAAGATAGTATTGATGAGCGGTTTTACGCACTAAAAGAGGCATATAAGATAAAAAAAGATGAGATAAATAGCGAACTTAAACGTCTAATTTATTCAAAAAGCATAACTCCATATCTAGTTGATACACAAATTCACTATATAAACGATAGTGAGGCACTTTTGGTGCGTGGTGGTTTTAATCATGTTTTAAAAGGCACAGTTGTAGCAAGAAGTAGTGGTGGATACTTTTATGTGATGCCAGCAAACATCTCGCGCCTTAAATCCGAGCAAGCAAGCATAATGGATAAAAAAGAGGAGATTGTGCATGAGCATTGCAAAAAAATAAGTCAAATTTTTAGTAAAAATCTCTTGTTTTTAAAATTTATAAACCAAGCTTTTGACCAACTTGACGCGCTTTGTGCAAGGGCATTTTTAGCTAGAGCAAAGGACTATGAGTTTGTTTTAGCTGATAGCTCAAGAGATATTATCATCAAAGATTTTGCCCATCCAGCGCTTAAAAATCCAAAGCGAGTTAGTATAGATTTTAGTAAAAAAGTGCTTTTAATCACCGGAGTAAACGCTGGTGGGAAAAGTATGCTTTTAAAGTCTATTTTAACAGCGTCTTTGCTCTCAAAGTATCTTTTGCCTATGCCTATACGCGCAAACGAGTCTAAAATAGGCACTTTTAAAGAGTTTGAACTTATCATGGAAGATCCACAAAGCGTGAAAAATGATATTTCAACTTTTGCTGGAAGAATGCTTAGCTTTTCTAAACTTTTTGGTAGAAAAAATTTAATCATCGGAGTCGATGAAATCGAGCTTGGAACAGACTTTGAAGAGGCTGCTAGTTTATATAGTGTGCTTATAAAAAGGCTTGCTCAAAATGATGTTAAAATCATCATCACAACGCACCACAAACGACTTGCCATGCTACTTGCAAAAGATAGCGAAGTCGAACTTGTAGCAGCGCTTTATGATGAAAACTTAGGAGTGCCTAAATTCGAATTTTTAAAAGGGACAATCGGCAAATCATACGCCTTTGAAACAGCTTTAAGATACGGGATTTCGCCGACTTTTGTAAGTGAGGCTAAAAAAGCATATGGAGAAGATAAAGAGAACTTAAATGAGGCGATTTCAAAAGCTATAAATTTAGAGTTAAAGCTAAGAGAAAAGCTTGATGAAACGAACAAAAAAGAGCAAAAGCTTGATTCGCTGCTTGAGGGCTTTAAAAATCAAAAAGAGAAATTTGAAGATGAGCAAAAAGCGGTTATTTCTCGCCTTGAAACACAGTATTATCACGCTATAAGCGAGGCAAAAAGAAGTGTAAATTTACAAGATACTAAGGATAAACAACGCTCAATCAACAAAGCAAATGAGCTTATAAAAGCGGTAATCAAGCCTGAAATCATATCCAAAGATGAAAATTATAAAATCGGCGATAGGGTAAAATATGAAAAAATCAAAGGCGAAATTATCTCCCTTAGCAAGACAGATGCGACCATTTTAAGCGATGGTATTAAACTTAGAGTTCCGATTAAGCTTCTTAAACGAAGCGGAAACCAGCCGGTAATTAAGACAAGTTCTGTTAGCATAAAAGTAGCAAAACCGCAAAGTGCTAGCGTTGTTTTAGACTTGCACGGTTTAAGAGCGGAAGAGGCGATAGAAAAGCTTGATAAATTTATCTCTGATAGCCTTGTAATGGGCTTTGATGAGGTTATAGTAAAACATGGTATGGGAACTGGAAAACTTGCTTTTGCGGTTAAAGAGTTTTTAAAAACTCATCCAAGCGTTGTATCTTTTCGCGATGGAACGCCAAACGAGGGTGGTTTTGGCTCAAAGATTATAAAATTTTAG
- a CDS encoding LysE family translocator: MEAFLKGIMLGWGVSVPIGPVNVLIMSYALKSYTQALALGLGAMSADALYLILLSFGMLEFLNYPTFFSVLAVCGAIYLSYMAYDIYKNASNVIAPQQDVKFTSHTKTFIKGFFLNITNPYVIMFWLSIATVTASIEGSFVLALLGLVAGILSWITLFPLAIYKSRNLIGAKASKMLSYFSAIILLFFAFLLIYEKFIKGS, translated from the coding sequence TTGGAGGCTTTTTTAAAAGGGATTATGCTAGGTTGGGGTGTTTCTGTGCCGATTGGTCCGGTGAATGTGCTTATTATGTCTTATGCGCTTAAAAGCTACACTCAAGCCCTTGCTTTAGGGCTTGGAGCGATGAGTGCGGACGCGCTTTATTTGATTTTACTTAGTTTTGGTATGCTTGAGTTTTTAAACTATCCGACTTTTTTTAGCGTTCTTGCGGTTTGTGGGGCGATTTATCTAAGCTATATGGCGTATGATATCTATAAAAACGCTAGTAATGTCATAGCGCCACAACAAGATGTTAAATTTACCTCTCATACAAAAACTTTTATAAAGGGCTTTTTTCTAAATATCACAAACCCTTATGTTATCATGTTTTGGCTAAGCATAGCAACCGTTACAGCAAGTATAGAAGGAAGTTTTGTGCTAGCTCTTTTAGGGCTTGTGGCTGGAATTTTAAGCTGGATAACGCTCTTTCCGCTAGCCATTTATAAAAGTAGAAATCTAATAGGCGCAAAAGCTTCAAAAATGCTATCGTATTTTTCAGCTATAATTTTGCTGTTTTTTGCATTTTTGCTTATATATGAAAAATTTATTAAAGGAAGCTAA
- the dapE gene encoding succinyl-diaminopimelate desuccinylase, with translation MEVIEILKELLKFRSITPDDDGALNYIALLLPEFESKFIEKNGVRNLFLKRKFGDGIHLCFAGHIDVVPPGDGWSSEPFKPVLKDGKLYARGAQDMKSGVAAMISALIDSDEFNGTLSLLLTSDEEGDALYGTLEVLKWLKEVGELPEYAVVAEPTSDKVMGDTLKIGRRGSINGVLKINGKQGHAAYPSKCINPVHILASHFNEFAGYELDDGGEFFQPSKIVITDIRGGMEVTNVTPESVKVMFNVRNSNLTDMKKVKEYIENLYKGYDISLELKSSARPFLTSKDSNLVKFMQSSVDKICEISPELSTSGGTSDARYFAEFGVDVVEFGVINDTIHAVDERVGVDEVEKLYLVFKDLITNLKED, from the coding sequence ATGGAAGTTATAGAAATCTTAAAAGAGTTATTAAAATTTAGATCTATCACGCCAGATGACGATGGTGCATTAAACTACATAGCCTTGCTTTTGCCAGAGTTTGAGTCTAAATTTATAGAGAAAAATGGCGTTAGAAATCTTTTCTTAAAACGTAAATTTGGCGATGGAATTCATCTTTGTTTTGCAGGACATATCGATGTAGTGCCTCCTGGAGATGGTTGGAGTAGTGAGCCATTTAAGCCGGTTTTAAAAGATGGAAAACTTTATGCTCGTGGCGCTCAAGATATGAAAAGTGGCGTAGCTGCGATGATATCAGCACTTATAGATAGCGATGAGTTTAATGGCACATTAAGTTTGCTTTTAACTAGTGATGAAGAAGGAGACGCACTTTATGGCACGCTAGAAGTTTTAAAATGGCTTAAAGAGGTGGGCGAGTTGCCAGAGTATGCCGTTGTTGCCGAGCCAACAAGCGATAAGGTCATGGGCGATACCCTAAAAATCGGCAGGCGTGGCTCTATAAATGGAGTTTTAAAGATAAATGGCAAGCAAGGACACGCCGCATATCCAAGCAAATGCATAAACCCAGTCCACATCTTAGCTTCTCATTTTAACGAGTTTGCGGGGTATGAACTTGATGATGGTGGAGAGTTTTTCCAACCAAGCAAGATAGTTATAACCGATATAAGAGGCGGTATGGAGGTAACAAACGTAACTCCAGAGTCTGTAAAAGTGATGTTTAATGTGCGAAACTCAAATCTAACCGATATGAAAAAGGTTAAAGAATATATAGAAAACCTATATAAAGGGTATGATATTAGCTTAGAGTTAAAGAGTTCGGCGCGCCCGTTTTTAACTTCAAAAGACTCAAATTTAGTTAAATTTATGCAAAGTTCAGTGGATAAAATTTGCGAAATCTCGCCAGAGCTTAGCACAAGTGGAGGAACTAGCGATGCTAGGTATTTTGCTGAATTTGGTGTTGATGTGGTTGAGTTTGGTGTGATAAATGACACGATTCACGCAGTTGATGAGAGAGTTGGCGTCGATGAGGTAGAAAAACTTTACCTTGTTTTTAAAGATTTAATAACAAATTTAAAGGAAGATTGA